The following are from one region of the Pocillopora verrucosa isolate sample1 chromosome 3, ASM3666991v2, whole genome shotgun sequence genome:
- the LOC131771965 gene encoding CCR4-NOT transcription complex subunit 4 isoform X2, whose amino-acid sequence MQASDAECPLCMEQLEIDDVNFFPCTCGYQICRFCWHRIRTDENGLCPACRKPYSEDPAVYTPLSQDEIQRILKERKQKDVQRKQKVTENRKHLANVRVVQKNLVFVVGLTQRLADPELLKRPEYFSKFGKIHKIVVNNSTNYAGPQGPSASAYITYVKEEDAIKAIIAVCNTHLDGRTLKASLGTTKYCSYFLRNIPCPKTDCMYLHELGDGAGSFTKDEMQAGKHQEYEQQLIAFYSKKMGLSSDKDKNEEWPVDDGGEYRLSPRLTSEAAWAGKDENGEGDACQSTLENEGSSVAERKEEEDWEESCLPSLTKTATEHKPSDTIRQEKPANHPQSTYSNTGWGNTESAGRVLDTSSLFSADLCSGLGLSNLHLKVYGEDDLGFDPWNECSKGLADLLQEENKTTLPGHTLHTSTASQSQSFFPGFPPNSDDIKNWQDGLRALLPNININFSDSQLPQQQSSWSHSAPLTERHPPNWPFSSQQTQNPFQGRPPPGFECKSPTSHHMPMLDDPGNPQGNNPITRTVSNGYPGMHPFRRQADLQSTAAVSSAEKLKENSCNESSQEEVISSTRTKELLSDLEPSGDNVTNAMNEGTHRVDISSGLPNCIEQHKTRVSELSIIDVNDPLPSQCGNSLLEHKTEKKKRDSRIQETNRQYKQNQGVYKRDERHSQQSRHSGTKSRHTETPRGFTRKQTHSFQDRDNSQVKAGPSQYCNKRRRDITSGSVGQRNCIGKEQQSTSLN is encoded by the exons atgCAAGCTTCAGATGCAGAG TGTCCGTTGTGTATGGAACAGTTGGAAATCGACGATGTCAATTTCTTCCCTTGCACTTGTGGATATCAG ATCTGCAGGTTTTGCTGGCATCGGATAAGAACAGATGAAAATGGCTTATGTCCTGCTTGTAGAAAG CCCTACAGTGAAGATCCTGCAGTGTATACACCCCTTTCACAAGACGA AATACAGAGAATTCTGAAAGAGAGGAAACAGAAAGAtgtacaaagaaaacaaaaagtaactGAGAACAGAAAACACTTAGCAAATGTGAG AGTTGTACAGAAAAATTTGGTATTTGTTGTTGGACTAACTCAAAGATTAGCAGATCCCGAG CTTCTTAAAAGACCAGAGTACTTCAGCAAGTTtggaaaaatacacaaaatagTTGTGAATAATAGTACAAATTATGCAGGTCCCCAG gGACCCAGTGCTAGTGCTTACATTACATATGTGAAAGAAGAG gATGCAATTAAAGCAATAATAGCTGTGTGTAACACTCATCTTGATGGGAGAACATTAAA gGCTTCTTTAGGGACAACTAAATATTGTAGTTACTTTCTCAGAAACATACCATGTCCTAAAACA gATTGTATGTATCTTCATGAGTTAGGTGATGGTGCAGGAAGCTTTACAAAGGATGAAATGCAGGCAGG AAAACATCAAGAATATGAACAGCAGTTAATTGctttttattcaaagaaaat GGGTCTTAGCAGTGATAAG gataaaaatGAAGAATGGCCGGTTGATGATGGTGGTGAATACAGATTGTCTCCTCGTCTAACATCAGAAGCAGCATG GGCTGGCAAAGATGAGAATGGAGAAGGAGATGCCTGTCAAAGTACTTTAGAAAATGAAGGTAGTTCAGTTGCAGAAAGAAAAGAGGAGGAGGACTGGGAGGAATCTTGTCTCCCATCTCTGACTAAAACTGCAACAGAACATAAGCCATCTGACACCATAAGACAAGAAAAACCTGCAAACCATCCACAGTCAACCTACAGCAATACAG GTTGGGGAAATACAGAAAGTGCTGGACGCGTTTTAGA tacTTCCAGTCTGTTCTCTGCTGATCTGTGCAGTGGTCTGGGCCTGTCTAATTTACATCTGAAAGTTTATGGGGAAGATGATTTAG GGTTTGATCCTTGGAATGAGTGCAGTAAAGGTTTGGCAGATCTTcttcaagaagaaaacaaaacaactttgcCTGGACATACTCTTCACACTTCCACAGCTTCACAATCACAAAGTTTCTTCCCAGGATTTCCACCAAAT AGTGATGATATTAAAAACTGGCAAGATGGACTTAGAGCACTTCTACCAAACATAAACATTAATTTCTCAG attcTCAGTTACCTCAACAACAATCTTCTTGGTCTCATTCTGCACCTCTGACAGAAAGGCATCCACCTAACTGGCCTTTTTCTTCACAGCAAACGCAAAATCCATTCCAAG gtcGCCCTCCTCCAGGATTTGAATGTAAATCACCCACGAGCCACCACATGCCGATGCTTGATGATCCAG GTAATCCTCAAGGGAACAATCCCATTACTAGAACAGTTTCTAATGGATATCCTGGAATGCATCCTTTTAGGAGACAAGCAGATCTTCAGAGCACTGcg GCAGTCTCGTCAGCAGAGAAGCTGAAGGAAAATTCATGTAACGAATCCTCACAAGAGGAGGTGATCTCTAGTACAAGAACAAAAGAATTACTATCAGACTTGGAGCCTTCAGGGGATAATGTAACAAATGCAATGAATGAAGGAACTCACAGAGTTGACATTTCATCAGGATTACCAAATTGTATTGAACAGCACAAAACAAGAGTGAGTGAGTTATCCATCATCGACGTAAACGACCCTCTTCCAAGTCAATGTGGTAATTCATTGTTGGAGCAcaagactgaaaagaaaaaacggGACAGCAGAATACAGGAGACTAACAGACAGTACAAACAAAATCAAGGAGTATATAAGAGAGATGAGAGACACTCTCAACAAAGTAGACATTCAGGTACCAAGAGCAGACATACTGAGACACCAAGAGGCTTTACAAGGAAACAAACTCATTCTTTTCAAGACAGAGACAATTCCCAAGTGAAGGCAGGTCCTTCACAATATTGCAATAAGAGAAGAAGAGATATTACAAGTGGATCTGTGGGACAGAGGAATTGTATTGGGAAAGAGCAACAAAGCACAAGCTTAAATTGA
- the LOC131771952 gene encoding NSFL1 cofactor p47-like isoform X1, protein MADEERNRMVAEFSGVTDADAERAQFYLESSGWDLHVALSSFYDTMGEDDENIGAETEQAQEQPSTRSKHTPTGRNIASLSSVQATENADSDHEEGQAFYAGGSDTSGQQILGPPRKKQTSNDITQGIFDDAKRHGAEVVADEDVVGRQGARHQPAFKGAGYRLGDTEGDSSQPLPETLSFRADAPQQPTEVALKFWSNGFSVDDGPLRSFDDPANKQFLDSVRRGEIPQELLRLSRKGEVHVNMEDHRHEEYVPPPKPKLQAFSGTGHKLGSPAPDVKSSHSTEQRASQSSSSTPQPMATSPLDQSQPVTSIQIRLADGTRMVSKFNHSHTVGDIRKFICASRPQMATQSFVLMTTFPNKELSDETQKLSEANLLNAVIVQRFK, encoded by the exons atggcggacgaagaaAGAAATCGGATGGTCGCTGAATTTTCCGGAGTAACTGATGCTGACGCTGAACGCGCACAGTTTTATTTAGAATCATCCGGCTGGGATCTTCAT gtTGCTCTTAGTAGTTTTTATGACACAATGGGAGAAGATGACGAGAACATAGGGGCTGAAACTGAACAAGCCCAGGAG CAGCCAAGTACCAGATCAAAGCACACTCCTACAGG GCGAAACATTGCTTCCCTTTCAAGTGTGCAAGCTACAGAAAATGCTGACAGTGATCATGAAGAAGGACAAGCATTTTATGCTGGAGGCTCAGACACAAG tgGACAGCAAATTCTTGGTCCAccaagaaagaaacaaacatcGAATGATATTACTCAGGGCATATTTGATGATGCAAAGAG aCATGGAGCAGAAGTTGTTGCTGATGAGGATGTGGTTGGTAGGCAAGGAGCCAGGCACCAGCCTGCATTTAAGGGTGCAG GTTACCGTCTTGGAGATACAGAAGGGGACAGTTCACAGCCCCTCCCTGAAACACTATCATTCAGGGCAGATGCACCACAACAACCT ACAGAAGTCGCTTTAAAGTTCTGGTCTAATGGATTTTCAGTGGATGATGGACCTCTGAGGTCGTTTGACGATCCAGCTAACAAGCAGTTCCTGGATTCTGTCAGACGAGG CGAAATTCCACAGGAGTTATTAAGATTGTCCCGAAAAGGAGAAGTGCACGTTAATATGGAAGATCACAGACATGAAGAGTATGTCCCTCCACCCAAACCTAAACTCCAAGCATTCTCAGGAACAGGGCACAAATTAGGCAG cCCGGCTCCAGACGTGAAGTCCAGTCATTCAACAGAACAACGTGCCTCCCAGTCTTCCTCCAGCACACCACAACCAATGGCAACAAGTCCACTGGACCAATCACAGCCGGTAACCAGCATACAGATTAGATTGGCTGATGGAACGCG TATGGTCTCAAAATTCAACCACTCACATACAGTTGGAGATATTCGGAAGTTTATCTGTGC ATCAAGGCCTCAAATGGCAACGCAGAGCTTTGTTCTTATGACGACGTTCCCTAACAAAGAGCTATCGGATGAAACGCAGAAACTCTCTGAAGCCAATCTCTTAAATGCCGTCATTGTCCAGAGGTTCAAGTGA
- the LOC131771965 gene encoding CCR4-NOT transcription complex subunit 4 isoform X3, producing the protein MQASDAECPLCMEQLEIDDVNFFPCTCGYQICRFCWHRIRTDENGLCPACRKPYSEDPAVYTPLSQDEIQRILKERKQKDVQRKQKVTENRKHLANVRVVQKNLVFVVGLTQRLADPELLKRPEYFSKFGKIHKIVVNNSTNYAGPQGPSASAYITYVKEEDAIKAIIAVCNTHLDGRTLKASLGTTKYCSYFLRNIPCPKTDCMYLHELGDGAGSFTKDEMQAGKHQEYEQQLIAFYSKKMGLSSDKDKNEEWPVDDGGEYRLSPRLTSEAAWAGKDENGEGDACQSTLENEGSSVAERKEEEDWEESCLPSLTKTATEHKPSDTIRQEKPANHPQSTYSNTGWGNTESAGRVLDTSSLFSADLCSGLGLSNLHLKVYGEDDLGFDPWNECSKGLADLLQEENKTTLPGHTLHTSTASQSQSFFPGFPPNSDDIKNWQDGLRALLPNININFSDSQLPQQQSSWSHSAPLTERHPPNWPFSSQQTQNPFQGRPPPGFECKSPTSHHMPMLDDPGILWSKALDTGNPQGNNPITRTVSNGYPGMHPFRRQADLQSTASRQQRS; encoded by the exons atgCAAGCTTCAGATGCAGAG TGTCCGTTGTGTATGGAACAGTTGGAAATCGACGATGTCAATTTCTTCCCTTGCACTTGTGGATATCAG ATCTGCAGGTTTTGCTGGCATCGGATAAGAACAGATGAAAATGGCTTATGTCCTGCTTGTAGAAAG CCCTACAGTGAAGATCCTGCAGTGTATACACCCCTTTCACAAGACGA AATACAGAGAATTCTGAAAGAGAGGAAACAGAAAGAtgtacaaagaaaacaaaaagtaactGAGAACAGAAAACACTTAGCAAATGTGAG AGTTGTACAGAAAAATTTGGTATTTGTTGTTGGACTAACTCAAAGATTAGCAGATCCCGAG CTTCTTAAAAGACCAGAGTACTTCAGCAAGTTtggaaaaatacacaaaatagTTGTGAATAATAGTACAAATTATGCAGGTCCCCAG gGACCCAGTGCTAGTGCTTACATTACATATGTGAAAGAAGAG gATGCAATTAAAGCAATAATAGCTGTGTGTAACACTCATCTTGATGGGAGAACATTAAA gGCTTCTTTAGGGACAACTAAATATTGTAGTTACTTTCTCAGAAACATACCATGTCCTAAAACA gATTGTATGTATCTTCATGAGTTAGGTGATGGTGCAGGAAGCTTTACAAAGGATGAAATGCAGGCAGG AAAACATCAAGAATATGAACAGCAGTTAATTGctttttattcaaagaaaat GGGTCTTAGCAGTGATAAG gataaaaatGAAGAATGGCCGGTTGATGATGGTGGTGAATACAGATTGTCTCCTCGTCTAACATCAGAAGCAGCATG GGCTGGCAAAGATGAGAATGGAGAAGGAGATGCCTGTCAAAGTACTTTAGAAAATGAAGGTAGTTCAGTTGCAGAAAGAAAAGAGGAGGAGGACTGGGAGGAATCTTGTCTCCCATCTCTGACTAAAACTGCAACAGAACATAAGCCATCTGACACCATAAGACAAGAAAAACCTGCAAACCATCCACAGTCAACCTACAGCAATACAG GTTGGGGAAATACAGAAAGTGCTGGACGCGTTTTAGA tacTTCCAGTCTGTTCTCTGCTGATCTGTGCAGTGGTCTGGGCCTGTCTAATTTACATCTGAAAGTTTATGGGGAAGATGATTTAG GGTTTGATCCTTGGAATGAGTGCAGTAAAGGTTTGGCAGATCTTcttcaagaagaaaacaaaacaactttgcCTGGACATACTCTTCACACTTCCACAGCTTCACAATCACAAAGTTTCTTCCCAGGATTTCCACCAAAT AGTGATGATATTAAAAACTGGCAAGATGGACTTAGAGCACTTCTACCAAACATAAACATTAATTTCTCAG attcTCAGTTACCTCAACAACAATCTTCTTGGTCTCATTCTGCACCTCTGACAGAAAGGCATCCACCTAACTGGCCTTTTTCTTCACAGCAAACGCAAAATCCATTCCAAG gtcGCCCTCCTCCAGGATTTGAATGTAAATCACCCACGAGCCACCACATGCCGATGCTTGATGATCCAGGTATTTTATGGTCAAAAGCACTTGACACAG GTAATCCTCAAGGGAACAATCCCATTACTAGAACAGTTTCTAATGGATATCCTGGAATGCATCCTTTTAGGAGACAAGCAGATCTTCAGAGCACTGcg TCTCGTCAGCAGAGAAGCTGA
- the LOC131771978 gene encoding uncharacterized protein gives MFSNESTDEKQLQDFRSREMRSRVRNYKKQMKTLEYSRLRSLVPSTACRPRVSKIEVIEEAIKYIAFLQATLSSRLEETNENSNSQGAEERTESERKPKILRQKRQRFASYMIKTQKHTVPARRKFSRQKTTESEQPR, from the exons ATGTTCAGCAACGAGAGTACGGACGAGAAACAATTGCAAGACTTCAGAAGTCGTGAAATGAGAAGTCGTGTACGAAATTACAAAAAACAGATGAAGACGCTGGAATATTCACGGCTTCGTTCGCTGGTTCCTTCTACAGCCTGCCGGCCTCGTGTCAGCAAG attgaaGTAATAGAGGAGGCGATCAAGTACATCGCGTTTCTCCAAGCTACTCTGAGCTCTCGCTTGGAAGAAACCAACGAAA ACAGTAACAGTCAAGGGGCAGAAGAGCGGACAGAGAGCGAAAGAAAACCGAAAATTCTCAGGCAAAAAAGACAGCGTTTCGCTTCATATATGATTAAAACCCAAAAACACACCGTACCAGCGCGACGAAAATTTTCAA gacaaaAGACAACAGAAAGCGAACAGCCAAGATAG
- the LOC131771952 gene encoding NSFL1 cofactor p47-like isoform X2, with translation MADEERNRMVAEFSGVTDADAERAQFYLESSGWDLHVALSSFYDTMGEDDENIGAETEQAQEPSTRSKHTPTGRNIASLSSVQATENADSDHEEGQAFYAGGSDTSGQQILGPPRKKQTSNDITQGIFDDAKRHGAEVVADEDVVGRQGARHQPAFKGAGYRLGDTEGDSSQPLPETLSFRADAPQQPTEVALKFWSNGFSVDDGPLRSFDDPANKQFLDSVRRGEIPQELLRLSRKGEVHVNMEDHRHEEYVPPPKPKLQAFSGTGHKLGSPAPDVKSSHSTEQRASQSSSSTPQPMATSPLDQSQPVTSIQIRLADGTRMVSKFNHSHTVGDIRKFICASRPQMATQSFVLMTTFPNKELSDETQKLSEANLLNAVIVQRFK, from the exons atggcggacgaagaaAGAAATCGGATGGTCGCTGAATTTTCCGGAGTAACTGATGCTGACGCTGAACGCGCACAGTTTTATTTAGAATCATCCGGCTGGGATCTTCAT gtTGCTCTTAGTAGTTTTTATGACACAATGGGAGAAGATGACGAGAACATAGGGGCTGAAACTGAACAAGCCCAGGAG CCAAGTACCAGATCAAAGCACACTCCTACAGG GCGAAACATTGCTTCCCTTTCAAGTGTGCAAGCTACAGAAAATGCTGACAGTGATCATGAAGAAGGACAAGCATTTTATGCTGGAGGCTCAGACACAAG tgGACAGCAAATTCTTGGTCCAccaagaaagaaacaaacatcGAATGATATTACTCAGGGCATATTTGATGATGCAAAGAG aCATGGAGCAGAAGTTGTTGCTGATGAGGATGTGGTTGGTAGGCAAGGAGCCAGGCACCAGCCTGCATTTAAGGGTGCAG GTTACCGTCTTGGAGATACAGAAGGGGACAGTTCACAGCCCCTCCCTGAAACACTATCATTCAGGGCAGATGCACCACAACAACCT ACAGAAGTCGCTTTAAAGTTCTGGTCTAATGGATTTTCAGTGGATGATGGACCTCTGAGGTCGTTTGACGATCCAGCTAACAAGCAGTTCCTGGATTCTGTCAGACGAGG CGAAATTCCACAGGAGTTATTAAGATTGTCCCGAAAAGGAGAAGTGCACGTTAATATGGAAGATCACAGACATGAAGAGTATGTCCCTCCACCCAAACCTAAACTCCAAGCATTCTCAGGAACAGGGCACAAATTAGGCAG cCCGGCTCCAGACGTGAAGTCCAGTCATTCAACAGAACAACGTGCCTCCCAGTCTTCCTCCAGCACACCACAACCAATGGCAACAAGTCCACTGGACCAATCACAGCCGGTAACCAGCATACAGATTAGATTGGCTGATGGAACGCG TATGGTCTCAAAATTCAACCACTCACATACAGTTGGAGATATTCGGAAGTTTATCTGTGC ATCAAGGCCTCAAATGGCAACGCAGAGCTTTGTTCTTATGACGACGTTCCCTAACAAAGAGCTATCGGATGAAACGCAGAAACTCTCTGAAGCCAATCTCTTAAATGCCGTCATTGTCCAGAGGTTCAAGTGA
- the LOC131771954 gene encoding crk-like protein — protein sequence MSRSNPNQLSCYLGRLSRSETDKLLLGRKPGTFLIRDSSSIPGDFVLAVSEGGKVSHYIINSKGSQYQIGENTFPDLHSIIDFYKKHFLDTTNLQEPLFKVVAQYPFSAKDAEDLSFKKGDVLIVVEQNEEKWWTAINEQGQKGLIPEPYVKKLCDLQQPGSPVPPAAPQPNDQRRSMPPPATTVQNNSDVRRTSVPPNMRPMPPTAETEGSMYVRATRKHLMPYDDTTLAFEKGDIIKVLKKYDNGKWFGQKGDRTGYFQFNYVQVIPASESPD from the exons ATGAGTCGTTCCAATCCGAATCAACTGAG TTGTTATTTGGGTCGCTTGTCACGTTCAGAAACTGATAAATTGTTGTTGGGAAGGAAGCCTGGCACTTTTCTTATCAGAGACAGCTCGTCGATTCCCGGAGACTTCGTTCTTGCCGTAAG tgaaGGTGGAAAAGTCAGCCATTACATAATCAACAGCAAAGGGAGTCAATATCAGATAGGAGAAAACACTTTTCCAGACCTTCATAGTATTATAGACTTTTACAAGAAACATTTCCTAGACACAACAAACTTACAGGAGCCG CTATTTAAAGTGGTGGCTCAGTATCCATTTTCTGCTAAG GACGCAGAAGATCTCAGCTTCAAAAAAGGCGATGTTTTAATAGTTGTtgaacaaaatgaagaaaagtgGTGGACTGCTATAAATGAACAAGGCCAGAAAGGCCTCATTCCTGAACCATATGTCAAAAAG CTTTGTGATCTTCAACAACCAGGCTCTCCAGTACCACCTGCTGCACCACAGCCAAATGATCAAAGAAGGTCTATGCCTCCACCTGCAACTACAGTTCAAAATAACAGTGATGTCAGAAGAACATCAGTGCCGCCCAACATGAGACCGATGCCACCG ACGGCTGAAACAGAAGGATCAATGTATGTCCGTGCTACACGGAAACATCTCATGCCTTATGATGACACAACTCTAGCTTTTGAG AAAGGAGATATCATcaaagttctaaagaaatacgACAATGGAAAGTGGTTTGGTCAAAAAGGTGACAGAACAGGCTATTTTCAGTTTAACTATGTGCAAGTAATACCAGCAAGTGAAAGTCCAGATTGA
- the LOC131771965 gene encoding CCR4-NOT transcription complex subunit 4 isoform X1, with amino-acid sequence MQASDAECPLCMEQLEIDDVNFFPCTCGYQICRFCWHRIRTDENGLCPACRKPYSEDPAVYTPLSQDEIQRILKERKQKDVQRKQKVTENRKHLANVRVVQKNLVFVVGLTQRLADPELLKRPEYFSKFGKIHKIVVNNSTNYAGPQGPSASAYITYVKEEDAIKAIIAVCNTHLDGRTLKASLGTTKYCSYFLRNIPCPKTDCMYLHELGDGAGSFTKDEMQAGKHQEYEQQLIAFYSKKMGLSSDKDKNEEWPVDDGGEYRLSPRLTSEAAWAGKDENGEGDACQSTLENEGSSVAERKEEEDWEESCLPSLTKTATEHKPSDTIRQEKPANHPQSTYSNTGWGNTESAGRVLDTSSLFSADLCSGLGLSNLHLKVYGEDDLGFDPWNECSKGLADLLQEENKTTLPGHTLHTSTASQSQSFFPGFPPNSDDIKNWQDGLRALLPNININFSDSQLPQQQSSWSHSAPLTERHPPNWPFSSQQTQNPFQGRPPPGFECKSPTSHHMPMLDDPGILWSKALDTGNPQGNNPITRTVSNGYPGMHPFRRQADLQSTAAVSSAEKLKENSCNESSQEEVISSTRTKELLSDLEPSGDNVTNAMNEGTHRVDISSGLPNCIEQHKTRVSELSIIDVNDPLPSQCGNSLLEHKTEKKKRDSRIQETNRQYKQNQGVYKRDERHSQQSRHSGTKSRHTETPRGFTRKQTHSFQDRDNSQVKAGPSQYCNKRRRDITSGSVGQRNCIGKEQQSTSLN; translated from the exons atgCAAGCTTCAGATGCAGAG TGTCCGTTGTGTATGGAACAGTTGGAAATCGACGATGTCAATTTCTTCCCTTGCACTTGTGGATATCAG ATCTGCAGGTTTTGCTGGCATCGGATAAGAACAGATGAAAATGGCTTATGTCCTGCTTGTAGAAAG CCCTACAGTGAAGATCCTGCAGTGTATACACCCCTTTCACAAGACGA AATACAGAGAATTCTGAAAGAGAGGAAACAGAAAGAtgtacaaagaaaacaaaaagtaactGAGAACAGAAAACACTTAGCAAATGTGAG AGTTGTACAGAAAAATTTGGTATTTGTTGTTGGACTAACTCAAAGATTAGCAGATCCCGAG CTTCTTAAAAGACCAGAGTACTTCAGCAAGTTtggaaaaatacacaaaatagTTGTGAATAATAGTACAAATTATGCAGGTCCCCAG gGACCCAGTGCTAGTGCTTACATTACATATGTGAAAGAAGAG gATGCAATTAAAGCAATAATAGCTGTGTGTAACACTCATCTTGATGGGAGAACATTAAA gGCTTCTTTAGGGACAACTAAATATTGTAGTTACTTTCTCAGAAACATACCATGTCCTAAAACA gATTGTATGTATCTTCATGAGTTAGGTGATGGTGCAGGAAGCTTTACAAAGGATGAAATGCAGGCAGG AAAACATCAAGAATATGAACAGCAGTTAATTGctttttattcaaagaaaat GGGTCTTAGCAGTGATAAG gataaaaatGAAGAATGGCCGGTTGATGATGGTGGTGAATACAGATTGTCTCCTCGTCTAACATCAGAAGCAGCATG GGCTGGCAAAGATGAGAATGGAGAAGGAGATGCCTGTCAAAGTACTTTAGAAAATGAAGGTAGTTCAGTTGCAGAAAGAAAAGAGGAGGAGGACTGGGAGGAATCTTGTCTCCCATCTCTGACTAAAACTGCAACAGAACATAAGCCATCTGACACCATAAGACAAGAAAAACCTGCAAACCATCCACAGTCAACCTACAGCAATACAG GTTGGGGAAATACAGAAAGTGCTGGACGCGTTTTAGA tacTTCCAGTCTGTTCTCTGCTGATCTGTGCAGTGGTCTGGGCCTGTCTAATTTACATCTGAAAGTTTATGGGGAAGATGATTTAG GGTTTGATCCTTGGAATGAGTGCAGTAAAGGTTTGGCAGATCTTcttcaagaagaaaacaaaacaactttgcCTGGACATACTCTTCACACTTCCACAGCTTCACAATCACAAAGTTTCTTCCCAGGATTTCCACCAAAT AGTGATGATATTAAAAACTGGCAAGATGGACTTAGAGCACTTCTACCAAACATAAACATTAATTTCTCAG attcTCAGTTACCTCAACAACAATCTTCTTGGTCTCATTCTGCACCTCTGACAGAAAGGCATCCACCTAACTGGCCTTTTTCTTCACAGCAAACGCAAAATCCATTCCAAG gtcGCCCTCCTCCAGGATTTGAATGTAAATCACCCACGAGCCACCACATGCCGATGCTTGATGATCCAGGTATTTTATGGTCAAAAGCACTTGACACAG GTAATCCTCAAGGGAACAATCCCATTACTAGAACAGTTTCTAATGGATATCCTGGAATGCATCCTTTTAGGAGACAAGCAGATCTTCAGAGCACTGcg GCAGTCTCGTCAGCAGAGAAGCTGAAGGAAAATTCATGTAACGAATCCTCACAAGAGGAGGTGATCTCTAGTACAAGAACAAAAGAATTACTATCAGACTTGGAGCCTTCAGGGGATAATGTAACAAATGCAATGAATGAAGGAACTCACAGAGTTGACATTTCATCAGGATTACCAAATTGTATTGAACAGCACAAAACAAGAGTGAGTGAGTTATCCATCATCGACGTAAACGACCCTCTTCCAAGTCAATGTGGTAATTCATTGTTGGAGCAcaagactgaaaagaaaaaacggGACAGCAGAATACAGGAGACTAACAGACAGTACAAACAAAATCAAGGAGTATATAAGAGAGATGAGAGACACTCTCAACAAAGTAGACATTCAGGTACCAAGAGCAGACATACTGAGACACCAAGAGGCTTTACAAGGAAACAAACTCATTCTTTTCAAGACAGAGACAATTCCCAAGTGAAGGCAGGTCCTTCACAATATTGCAATAAGAGAAGAAGAGATATTACAAGTGGATCTGTGGGACAGAGGAATTGTATTGGGAAAGAGCAACAAAGCACAAGCTTAAATTGA